Proteins from a single region of Takifugu rubripes chromosome 4, fTakRub1.2, whole genome shotgun sequence:
- the LOC115249502 gene encoding zinc finger protein 318-like isoform X2 — MYRDRPRPRRAYQSPPRPYQPESGYRDDRSRPRPPYPHSYNTYRQPDSYPRSPPRRYPSPGPGRHRDGHFRSDDPPRQRSLSPHKPISLDQKLVITVGNELTGASRLVPFHHHDKDHGPPNSRSTDRGRSRSRSRGCSKSRARSKSRARSRSKSRARSKSRPRSRSKSRARSKSRARSRSKSRARSKSRARSRSKSRARSKSRARSRSKSRARSKSRARSKSRARSKSRQRSCSYSPDRSRVKSGGRSKSRSRSRSRSRGKSWGQGSVKEMSRGRSRGHSVSSSSSSSVDSDSQKPRKEFRELETARRRKELEERHSLPTKSILKKHWDSEDSRSADSPSVLESSSMSTVAEQLLLAFKGLEPHRMATVLSELQSNSQMAQRTNLDSDIREIFKLLGSQKNTADDIDDEEKFLYGDSEDPKGQATSEPVRNHGLDLYGDVTEDTLYGDFPDENAAITKPNVSVQLANPTCPPGTEPLKQEERRALEEYEKMQELLKTIGLDLGVAEISKMAARTKERLQGNKAPPKTPTRRRRYSSDSSNGGGSPGRRSRSGSSSSSSGSRSGRRRDGWSSDDGNRKVTAPLRYPRDRDAKELKAEPQQQNGPTACSRPPQSVIPIPTYPPPPVHGMIPPNYPPPAYGQYGNYLPYVPQQWPPMYPPPNMNPPPNVNVPPPTVPENYPHPVTYNDSLNKVAPGPRATGVVKRTEAEKVGSYERRMSEEQNNESQKQKVLEEREKLRQEREVRMKKKEYLMKELERLRKQQGELLRKKRREKGGHKDPLLEEISLLQDEVMKQISTLRSEHEAAEKKRTELETVALILGLGPSDRPSGRSWAAKEPEDGAAPQSERNQQAQRSSEGESAANRSPRTTTSSSTTLKAPPLCTSATPPAPPPDPFEYYDAGNHWCQKCNVTSGSMFDFFTHCHSKTHRKTLDPYNRPWAPTSPKAVNATASEERLSKPAKGSEFLLPVRGFFCLLCQVFSGDAICAEEHVTTHAHNEKYKQQMYENPLYEQRRNLDRQAGLTSQTGGKKRKHEEEERRSKDKEEKSKHKKEKREKKTDDDPVQEEEAEERLIKKEGRILEEEKLSYKTKDDEEYQSGRKEDKSRYTRQEEDKVKDSRRADDDRVRYNREEHRYRYRRNEEQRYDDRPKRETRDKSSDPRSKYDREEGKLKTEKGTFQKPDSSKSAGKTEFSKSEPPPKLYDPPKIFCGPSPAMKAKLRKQNLEMGKPTPVSPLFGKFTWKKKENLLATEAQKAAAEFIKEDEAPEEECLAKSVAAAKEIAQKLATQQNTASPWVSNSSNQAGLRPSLPAPSAVLGKPFMMGKPAPLKSFQRPPNASLSPQCDELSLPVPVAPNPSTPIRPQNPSLASSLDIFSKPKSGPHTSAGPQVQASIVPPGSKPPMVAAPPGSKPPVVAAPPGSKSWMVAAPPGSKPPVVAAPPGSKPSMVAAPPGSKPPVVAAPPGCKPWMVAAPPGSKPPVVAAPPGCKPSMVAAPPGSKPSMVAAPPGSKPPVVAAPPGSKPPVVAAPPGSKPPVVAAPPGSKPPVVAAPPGSKPPVVAAPPGSKPPVVAAAPPKLSLPKVPSLHQVFKSSMFEVNSAPQVSEPAPNQDKPASESKPAPGGAVLSTPPEPARPTVATVSDVAAPGVPESEQTHTVVIKPPPFITLGDGGPKSEKPKTNLAAAKAQDLFGIFYSSSSLSGTFSISRPAKTDRRNDSGAGKNQPQNPPSQKLQPQDLVLPPPQPPPSVLEPHPDGSEELQTKTELDIQISSVWSLQTTQDPEPWPSPSKPTSQTIQQEFQEQVQQEDHYVSPNRSQSLNPDSIISTDNGPSQPDLTQKEPESQPQPNQEDQPSLDNCSNTSPASEAKPGNKPRGKANARKRTSLASHPVHQTRSQTRYQTRQQRQNQSEQDLTSGDSGSAASDSKVLDTSGPGCGSQPEVLVQDSELELTPESLGLPSDMTSLDFESGFNFE; from the exons TCGGGGTACAGAGACGACAGAAGCCGACCCAGACCTCCGTATCCCCACAGCTACAACACTTACAGACAGCCGGACTCGTACCCCCGCTCCCCGCCGCGCAGGTACCCCTCACCCGGGCCAGGACGTCACCGAGACGGTCACTTCAGGAGCGATGATCCGcccagacag AGGTCTCTGTCGCCTCATAAGCCCATTTCTTTGGACCAGAAGTTGGTGATCACTGTGGGAAATGAGCTAACTGGAGCATCTAGACTGGTGCCCTTTCACCATCATGACAA AGATCATGGACCACCAAATTCCAGAAGCACAGACCGGGGccgcagcaggagcaggagccggGGTTGCAGCAAGAGCCGGGCCAGGAGCAAGAGCCGGGCCAGGAGCAGGAGCAAGAGCCGGGCCAGGAGCAAGAGCAGGCCCAGGAGCAGGAGCAAGAGCCGGGCCAGGAGCAAGAGCCGGGCCAGGAGCAGGAGCAAGAGCCGGGCCAGGAGCAAGAGCCGGGCCAGGAGCAGGAGCAAGAGCCGGGCCAGGAGCAAGAGCAGGGCCAGGAGCAGGAGCAAGAGCAGGGCCAGGAGCAAGAGCAGGGCCAGGAGCAAGAGCCGGGCCAGGAGCAAGAGCCGACAAAGGAGCTGCAGCTATAGCCCAGATAGGAGTCGGGTCAAGAGTGGTGGGCGTAGCAAGAGTCGATCCCGCAGCAGGTCAAGGTCAAGAGGGAAGAGCTGGGGGCAGGGCTCTGTCAAAGAGATGAGCCGCGGTCGCAGCCGTGGTCACAGTGTCAGCAGCAGCTCGAGCAGCTCTGTTGACAGCGACAGTCAGAAACCAAGAAAAGAGTTCAGAGAGCTGGAAACAGCTCGACGTAGgaaggagctggaagagaggCACAGTCTGCCAACTAAGTCTATTTTGAAGAAACACTGGGACTCTGAGGACTCCAgg agtgCAGATTCTCCAAGCGTTCTTGAATCGTCCAGCATGTCGACGGTGGCTGAACAACTGCTGCTGGCCTTTAAAGGCCTGGAGCCTCACAGGATGGCCACTGTGCTGTCGGAGCTGCAGTCCAACTCACAGATGGCCCAACGCACCAACCTGGACTCTGACATCAGAGAGATCTTTAAGCTGCTGGGCAGTCAGAAAAATACTGCAGACGACATCGACGATGAGGAGAAGTTCTTGTACGGAGACTCGGAGGATCCTAAAGGTCAGGCAACATCTGAGCCAGTCCGAAACCACGGCCTGGATCTGTATGGAGACGTGACGGAGGACACGTTGTACGGAGACTTCCCTGATGAAAACGCTGCCATTACCAAGCCAAATGTGTCTGTTCAGTTGGCAAACCCCACCTGTCCACCAGGTACGGAGCCGCTTAAGCAGGAGGAGCGTCGGGCGCTGGAGGAGTACGAGAAAATGCAGGAGCTGTTGAAAACCATCGGCTTGGACCTCGGTGTGGCTGAGATTAGCAAGATGGCTGCCAGGACCAAAGAGAGGCTGCAAGGGAACAAGGCCCCTCCAAAGACACCCACCCGACGTAGACGGTACTCCTCAGACAGTTCAAATGGCGGCGGGAGTCCCGGGAGGCGGAGCCGAAGTGgaagttccagcagcagcagcgggagtCGCAGCGGCAGGAGACGGGACGGCTGGAGTAGCGATGATGGCAACAGGAAGGTCACAGCACCACTGAGATATCCCAGAGACAGAGATGCtaaagagctgaaggctgaGCCTCAGCAGCAAAATGGACCCACGGCCTGTTCCCGCCCTCCTCAGAGTGTGATACCAATCCCAACTTACCCCCCACCACCCGTCCACGGAATGATTCCCCCCAACTACCCCCCACCTGCTTATGGCCAGTATGGAAACTACCTTCCTTATGTGCCCCAGCAATGGCCGCCCATGTACCCACCCCCCAACATGAACCCACCACCCAACGTGAACGTGCCCCCTCCCACTGTCCCAGAGAATTACCCCCACCCAGTGACCTACAATGATTCCCTAAATAAAGTGGCTCCTGGGCCGAGGGCAACAG GTGTTGTGAAGCgcacagaggcagaaaaagttgGGTCCTACGAGAGGAGGAtgtctgaggagcagaacaaCGAGAGCCAGAAGCAAAAG gttctggaggagagagagaagctgaggcaggagagagaggtgaggatgaagaagaaagaataTCTGATGAAAGAGCTGGAGAGACTAAGGAAGCAACAAG GGGAGCTTCTGAGGAAGAAACGGAGGGAGAAGGGTGGCCACAAAGAccctctgctggaggagatcAGCCTCCTGCAGGACGAGGTCATGAAACAGATCTCCACTCTACGCAGCGAACACGAAGCCGCTGAGAAGAAACGCACGGAGCTGGAGACGGTGGCGCTCATCCTTGGCCTCGGCCCATCTGACCGTCCCAGTGGGAGAAGCTGGGCAGCCAAAGAGCCGGAAGATGGTGCAGCGCCACAGAGCGAGAGGAACCAACAGGCGCAGAGAAGCAGTGAGGGAGAGTCGGCAGCCAACAGATCCCCCAGAACG ACGACGTCATCGAGCACCACCCTGAAAGCTCCGCCTCTCTGTACCTCTGCCACGCCccctgccccacccccagaTCCCTTTGAATACTACGACGCTGGAAATCACTGGTGCCAAAAGTGTAACGTGACTTCTGGTTCCATGTTTGATTTTTTCACTCACTGTCACAGCAAAACGCATCGaaag ACTCTTGACCCTTACAACCGGCCCTGGGCCCCCACTTCCCCCAAAGCTGTCAATGCCACCGCTTCAGAAGAGAGGCTGTCCAAGCCCGCTAAAG GTTCTGAGTTCCTGTTGCCTGTCAGAGGGTTCTTCTGCCTGTTGTGTCAAGTGTTCTCTGGAGATGCCATCTGTGCAGAAGAACACGTCACCACACACGCTCACAACGAGAAATACAAG CAACAGATGTACGAGAACCCGCTGTATGAACAGAGGAGGAACCTGGACCGGCAGGCAGGACTCACCTCGCAGACAGGCGGGAAAAAACGCAaacacgaggaagaggagcggagaAGCAAAGACAAGGAGGAAAAGAGTAAacacaaaaaggagaaaagggaaaaaaagacagatgacGACCccgtccaggaggaggaggcagaagagagaCTGATCAAGAAAGAGGGCAGAAttctggaagaggagaagctttcaTACAAGACGAAGGACGATGAAGAGTATCAGTCTGGCAGGAAGGAAGATAAATCCCGCTACACTCGCCAGGAAGAGGACAAGGTGAAAGACAGCAGAAGAGCTGACGATGACAGAGTCAGATACAACAGAGAAGAACATCGATACCGGTACCGCAGGAATGAAGAGCAGCGGTACGACGACCGACCCAAACGTGAGACCAGAGATAAATCCTCTGATCCCAGATCCAAATAcgacagagaggaaggaaaactgAAGACTGAGAAGGGAACTTTTCAAAAGCCCGATTCTAGTAAATCAGCAGGGAAGACGGAGTTCAGCAAATCTGAACCTCCACCAAAACTCTACGACCCACCAAAGATCTTTTGTGGGCCCAGTCCAGCCATGAAGGCAAAGCTTCGAAAACAGAACCTGGAGAtgggaaaaccaacacctgtgaGCCCTTTGTTTGGAAAGTTCACatggaaaaagaaggaaaaccttTTGGCAACCGAGGCTCAGAAAGCCGCTGCAGAGTTCATAAAGGAAGACGAAGCTCCCGAGGAGGAATGTCTGGCAAAATCTGTGGCTGCGGCCAAGGAAATTGCCCAAAAACTGGCGACCCAGCAGAACACAGCTTCTCCTTGGGTATCTAACAGCAGCAACCAGGCAGGACTCCGGCCCAGCCTCCCTGCCCCCTCTGCTGTCTTAGGAAAACCCTTCATGATGGGTAAACCAGCACCTCTGAAGAGCTTTCAAAGACCCCCCAACGCCAGTTTGTCTCCTCAGTGTGATGAACTCTCGTTGCCAGTTCCTGTGGCTCCAAATCCCAGTACTCCCATCAGACCCCAGAATCCAAGTTTAGCTAGTTCCCTGGACATTTTCTCAAAACCCAAATCTGGTCCTCATACAAGTGCAGGTCCACAAGTTCAGGCTTCAATTGTACCACCAGGTTCCAAACCTCCAATGGTTGCTGCTCCACCAGGTTCCAAACCTCCGGTGGTTGCTGCTCCACCAGGTTCCAAATCTTGGATGGTTGCTGCTCCACCAGGGTCCAAACCTCCGGTGGTTGCTGCTCCACCAGGTTCCAAACCTTCGATGGTTGCTGCTCCACCAGGTTCCAAACCTCCGGTGGTTGCTGCTCCACCAGGGTGCAAACCTTGGATGGTTGCTGCTCCACCAGGTTCCAAACCTCCGGTGGTTGCTGCTCCACCAGGGTGCAAACCTTCGATGGTTGCTGCTCCACCAGGTTCCAAACCTTCGATGGTTGCTGCTCCACCAGGTTCCAAACCTCCAGTGgttgctgctccaccaggaTCCAAACCTCCAGTGgttgctgctccaccaggaTCCAAACCTCCAGTGgttgctgctccaccaggaTCCAAACCTCCAGTGgttgctgctccaccaggaTCCAAACCTCCAGTGgttgctgctccaccaggaTCCAAACCTCCAGTGGTTGCTGCGGCACCACCTAAACTATCTTTACCAAAGGTTCCATCTCTTCATCAAGTTTTTAAATCATCCATGTTTGAGGTGAATTCGGCACCACAGGTCTCTGAACCTGCACCAAACCAGGACAAACCCGCGTCCGAGTCAAAACCTGCACCAGGTGGTGCAGTTCTCTCCACACCACCCGAACCAGCTCGTCCAACCGTGGCGACCGTGTCTGATGTCGCAGCTCCTGGTGTCCCAGAAAGTGAGCAAACCCACACTGTGGTCATCAAGCCACCACCTTTCATAACCTTGGGGGATGGAGGTCCAAAATCTGAGAAACCGAAGACTAATCTGGCGGCAGCTAAAGCCCAGGACTTGTTTGGCATCttctacagcagcagcagcctatCGGGGACTTTCTCCATCagcagaccagcaaagaccGACCGAAGAAATGACAGTGGCGCCGGTAAAAATCAACCTCAGAACCCACCTTCACAAAAGTTGCAACCTCAGGATCTGGTTCTACCCCCACCACAACCTCCACCTTCAGTTCTGGAGCCGCATCCCGATGGTTCTGAGGAGCTCCAGACCAAGACGGAATTAGACATTCAGATATCCTCAGTTTGGTCTTTACAGACGACCCAAGATCCAGAACCTTGGCCCTCGCCATCCAAGCCCACCTCACAAACAATTCAACAAGAATTTCAagagcaggtccagcaggaggatCACTACGTTTCTCCAAACCGATCTCAGTCTCTTAACCCAGACTCAATCATCTCCACAGATAACGGGCCTTCACAACCGGACTTGACCCAAAAAGAACCAGAATCTCAACCCCAACCCAATCAGGAGGACCAGCCCTCCTTAGATAACTGTTCCAACACATCTCCTGCTTCTGAAGCCAAACCAGGAAATAAACCTCGAGGCAAAGCCAACGCAAGGAAGAGAACGTCCCTCGCCTCTCATCCTGTCCACCAAACTAGATCCCAAACCAGATACCAGACCCGGCAGCAGCGACAAAACCAGTCGGAGCAGGATTTAACTTCAGGAGACTCTGGCTCGGCAGCTTCGGACTCTAAAGTGCTGGACACATCAGGTCCTGGTTGTGGATCCCAGCCAGAGGTGTTGGTTCAGGACAGTGAGTTGGAGCTCACCCCTGAAAGCCTGGGCCTCCCCTCGGACATGACCTCTCTGGACTTTGAGTCGGGATTTAACTTTGAGTAA